From Paenibacillus physcomitrellae, the proteins below share one genomic window:
- a CDS encoding Gfo/Idh/MocA family protein, with amino-acid sequence MSIVKIGVIGTGSISEYHLKPYSAHPDAEVYAVCDLNEERANAAAAAFGAKKVYTDYRELVADPDIDAVSICTWNNTHAEISIAALQAGKHVLVEKPLCKTVEEALQVQEAVQSSGKLLQVGFVRRYDPNAQMLRTFADNGEFGEIYYAKTSYIRRMGNPGGWFSDKSRSGGGPLIDIGVHVIDLCWYMMGRPKVKSVSGNTYSKLGNRAHIQNLSRYQAADYNAELNDVEDMANALIRFENGASLMVDVSFSLHAKQNEGIVKLYGDKGGFEIDPEVCIVTEKNNTILNIQPQTDSAGFQFEKAFESEIAHFIDCVQHNKQPLSPVEDGVEIMKILNAVYESAATGKEVYL; translated from the coding sequence ATGTCTATCGTCAAAATCGGCGTGATCGGCACGGGTTCGATCTCCGAATATCATCTCAAGCCTTACTCCGCTCATCCGGATGCGGAAGTTTACGCGGTATGCGACCTGAATGAAGAACGAGCCAACGCCGCAGCCGCAGCTTTTGGCGCGAAGAAGGTTTATACCGACTATCGTGAGCTTGTGGCCGACCCGGACATCGACGCGGTCAGCATCTGCACCTGGAACAACACCCACGCCGAAATCAGCATTGCCGCGCTGCAGGCCGGCAAACATGTCCTGGTCGAGAAACCGCTCTGCAAGACTGTAGAAGAAGCCCTTCAGGTCCAGGAAGCCGTTCAAAGCTCCGGCAAGCTGCTGCAGGTCGGCTTCGTCCGCCGCTACGATCCGAATGCCCAGATGCTGCGCACCTTCGCGGACAACGGCGAATTCGGCGAAATCTATTATGCGAAAACCTCCTATATCCGCCGCATGGGCAATCCCGGCGGCTGGTTCAGCGACAAAAGCCGTTCCGGCGGCGGGCCGCTGATCGACATCGGTGTCCATGTCATCGATCTCTGCTGGTACATGATGGGCCGCCCGAAGGTTAAATCGGTCAGCGGCAATACGTACAGCAAGCTGGGCAACCGGGCCCACATTCAGAACCTTTCCCGTTACCAGGCCGCCGATTACAACGCCGAGCTGAATGATGTGGAAGATATGGCCAATGCCTTGATCCGGTTTGAAAACGGCGCTTCGCTGATGGTCGACGTCAGCTTCTCCCTGCATGCCAAACAAAACGAAGGCATCGTGAAGCTGTATGGCGACAAAGGCGGCTTCGAAATCGATCCCGAGGTTTGCATCGTCACGGAGAAAAACAACACCATCCTCAACATCCAGCCGCAAACGGACAGCGCAGGTTTCCAGTTCGAGAAAGCCTTTGAAAGCGAAATCGCCCATTTCATCGACTGCGTCCAGCACAATAAACAGCCGCTGAGTCCGGTGGAGGACGGCGTTGAAATCATGAAAATCCTGAATGCCGTCTATGAATCCGCCGCTACCGGCAAGGAGGTTTATCTATGA
- a CDS encoding AraC family transcriptional regulator: MNKPAALREPMDMPDPYFPVKLHTCRHGSCGREMFPPHWHEHMEVLYFTKGEAVIECNSVPFRVREGDVLMLNCNDLHQGTAVTDEVEYYALISDLSLLQSPSPDALEVKFVAPFAQNRILFQHLIRDDEAVARVMDAIVQEFADQQIGYELAVKSSIFRLLALLIRGYTVETPKASSGDNTRRRNLERFAPIFEYIEQHYLEEISVSQLSRFAGLSRFHFSRLFSELTGRTVTEYVNHIRISKSEYLLRNTEMTISEIALASGYQDISYFSRTFKKFKSVPPSEFRTFAPGEGAEM; the protein is encoded by the coding sequence ATGAACAAACCAGCAGCCTTGCGCGAACCTATGGATATGCCGGACCCTTATTTTCCGGTCAAGCTGCACACCTGCCGGCATGGCAGCTGCGGGCGGGAGATGTTTCCGCCGCATTGGCATGAGCATATGGAGGTGCTTTATTTTACGAAGGGAGAAGCCGTCATTGAATGCAACTCTGTTCCTTTCCGCGTCCGTGAGGGGGATGTGCTGATGCTGAACTGCAACGATCTGCACCAGGGGACGGCCGTGACGGATGAGGTAGAATATTATGCCCTGATCTCTGACTTGTCCTTGCTGCAAAGCCCTTCGCCCGACGCGCTTGAAGTTAAATTTGTGGCGCCGTTCGCCCAGAACCGGATTTTGTTCCAGCATCTGATCCGGGACGATGAGGCTGTTGCACGGGTCATGGATGCCATCGTGCAAGAATTTGCGGATCAGCAGATCGGATACGAGCTTGCGGTGAAATCGTCCATTTTCAGGCTGCTGGCGCTGCTGATAAGGGGATACACGGTCGAGACGCCGAAGGCCTCTTCCGGCGACAACACCCGCAGGCGGAATCTGGAGCGGTTTGCTCCGATTTTTGAATATATAGAACAGCATTATCTCGAGGAAATCAGCGTCTCGCAGCTCTCCCGGTTCGCGGGCCTGAGCCGCTTTCATTTCAGCCGGCTGTTCAGCGAGCTTACAGGACGGACCGTGACAGAATACGTCAACCATATCCGCATTTCGAAGTCCGAATATTTGCTCCGCAACACGGAAATGACGATCTCCGAAATTGCACTGGCTTCCGGTTATCAGGATATTTCTTATTTCAGCCGGACCTTTAAGAAATTCAAAAGCGTTCCGCCTTCCGAATTTAGGACGTTTGCTCCGGGCGAAGGGGCCGAAATGTAA
- a CDS encoding YjfB family protein — protein sequence MDIPATSMSMSQAKLAQAVSIQVMSMAKDQAQVQGQNLVQMMEKSSNPNLGKNLDISI from the coding sequence ATGGATATCCCAGCTACATCTATGTCTATGAGTCAAGCCAAGCTTGCTCAGGCGGTTAGCATTCAAGTCATGTCTATGGCGAAAGACCAGGCCCAAGTCCAGGGGCAGAATCTGGTACAAATGATGGAGAAGAGCAGTAACCCGAATCTCGGAAAAAATCTTGATATCTCCATTTAA
- a CDS encoding YojF family protein: MLPIDPQYIQQRIDEMKDQDLYIHLELTNGAYAAHNDASRHPAANFITNAVIRYVHGGISGVGPYRVGLKMEQGWIYSEGLTHYEETEQDRLILAGHDKDGKLVVALQISPYPFK, translated from the coding sequence ATGCTGCCGATTGATCCGCAATACATTCAACAGAGAATCGACGAGATGAAAGACCAAGATTTATATATACATCTTGAATTAACGAACGGGGCTTATGCGGCTCACAACGACGCGTCCCGGCATCCGGCCGCCAATTTTATTACGAATGCGGTCATCCGTTACGTCCATGGCGGCATTTCCGGAGTTGGGCCCTACCGGGTGGGTCTCAAAATGGAGCAAGGCTGGATCTATTCCGAAGGCCTGACCCATTACGAAGAGACGGAACAAGATCGGCTTATTCTGGCCGGGCATGACAAGGACGGCAAGCTGGTAGTCGCCCTGCAGATCAGCCCGTACCCTTTTAAATGA
- the bshB2 gene encoding bacillithiol biosynthesis deacetylase BshB2, which produces MITDMDRYDNHRVLVVLPHPDDESFGVSGSLAKYVKNGSQVTYACLTLGQMARNMGSPLFANRITLPEIRKEELAQSCRAIGIQDLRMLGFHDKTIEFEERELLDGAISAVIEELNPTVIYTFYPGYAVHPDHDATGAAVVRCVENLPAERRPVVRAMAFSRGCEDIIGAPDVRVDVKDFVKQKVASVQSHKSQFWVPELKKASQKDLEDRFGTERFWTLKFD; this is translated from the coding sequence ATGATCACGGATATGGATCGTTATGACAATCACCGCGTACTGGTCGTGCTGCCTCACCCGGACGATGAAAGCTTCGGCGTCTCGGGGAGTTTGGCCAAATACGTGAAGAACGGCTCTCAGGTTACATATGCTTGTTTGACCCTTGGGCAAATGGCACGCAACATGGGCAGCCCATTATTTGCGAACCGCATTACGCTGCCTGAAATCCGCAAGGAAGAGCTGGCTCAGTCCTGCCGGGCCATCGGTATTCAGGATTTGCGGATGCTCGGCTTCCACGATAAAACAATTGAATTCGAAGAGCGTGAGCTGCTGGACGGGGCGATTTCGGCTGTGATAGAGGAACTCAATCCGACGGTTATTTATACTTTTTATCCCGGTTATGCGGTGCACCCCGATCATGATGCAACAGGTGCCGCCGTTGTCCGCTGCGTAGAGAATCTGCCGGCCGAACGAAGACCGGTTGTCCGCGCAATGGCGTTCTCCAGAGGCTGCGAAGACATCATCGGGGCGCCTGACGTCCGGGTAGATGTCAAAGATTTCGTGAAACAGAAAGTGGCTTCAGTGCAGTCGCACAAATCGCAGTTCTGGGTGCCTGAGCTCAAGAAAGCCAGCCAGAAAGATTTGGAGGACCGTTTCGGCACGGAGCGGTTCTGGACCTTGAAATTCGATTGA
- a CDS encoding chloramphenicol phosphotransferase CPT family protein: MSEEQKPGQIVILNGTPRSGKSSISGVIQHTFDGVWMNMGVDRFMQMTPECYQPGIGLRPGGERPDLEPLILTLYLAMYESIAAHSRLGLNVVVDVGHHDNYSVPLGIVPKCARILRGLPVLFVGVRCPLEVVMQRRIATWKAGYEQDGSVPKPVRLWQDVVHFPGIYDLEVDTSVLSPEACAGLIRQRLEEGGPFTAFKHFEAID; this comes from the coding sequence ATGTCAGAAGAACAGAAGCCGGGGCAGATCGTTATTTTGAACGGAACTCCAAGATCCGGAAAGTCCAGCATTTCCGGGGTTATTCAGCATACGTTTGATGGGGTTTGGATGAACATGGGCGTAGACCGGTTTATGCAGATGACGCCGGAATGCTATCAGCCAGGGATTGGGCTCCGGCCCGGCGGAGAACGCCCGGACCTTGAGCCTCTTATTTTGACGCTGTATCTGGCCATGTATGAGTCTATCGCTGCACACAGCAGGCTGGGGTTAAATGTTGTGGTGGATGTAGGTCACCACGACAACTATTCCGTCCCGCTGGGGATTGTTCCCAAATGTGCCCGAATCCTGAGGGGGCTTCCCGTTTTGTTTGTGGGCGTCCGGTGCCCGTTAGAGGTTGTCATGCAGCGCCGAATAGCCACATGGAAGGCGGGTTATGAGCAGGACGGGTCCGTTCCCAAACCGGTCAGGTTATGGCAGGATGTTGTCCATTTTCCCGGCATATATGATTTGGAGGTCGATACATCGGTATTAAGCCCAGAAGCGTGTGCCGGCCTTATTCGCCAGCGGCTGGAAGAGGGGGGCCCGTTTACAGCCTTCAAGCATTTTGAGGCTATTGATTAA
- a CDS encoding YitT family protein: MKKKAADIAFIIFGAFLFALAVNLFVIPNEFGEGGVTGVTIILYYLFQWSPSIVNIVLNGFLLIVGYRFLDRRTTLYTIIAVAFNSLFLHLTANWRVQSNELTVNAIFAGVLVGLGIGLIVRVGGTTAGTVILARIANKYLDWNISYALLFFDLIVAFSSYFIIGAEKLMLTIVILYVGTKVMDFIIEGLNPKKAVTIISEKQDDIAERVITQMDRGVTVLSGHGYYTKNPKEVLYIVISKQEVSPLKKIVKAVDPAAFITIHDVRDVFGEGFLDISK; this comes from the coding sequence ATGAAAAAGAAAGCTGCGGATATCGCGTTTATCATTTTTGGTGCCTTCTTATTCGCGCTGGCCGTCAACCTGTTTGTTATCCCAAATGAGTTTGGCGAGGGTGGCGTTACCGGGGTCACTATCATTTTGTATTATTTGTTTCAGTGGTCACCTTCTATTGTTAATATCGTTCTCAACGGGTTCCTGCTGATTGTCGGCTATAGATTCCTCGACCGGCGGACTACGCTGTACACGATCATTGCCGTCGCCTTTAACTCCCTGTTTCTGCATTTGACGGCAAACTGGAGGGTTCAATCCAACGAATTGACCGTTAATGCCATCTTTGCTGGCGTGCTGGTGGGGCTGGGAATAGGCTTGATCGTGCGGGTAGGCGGCACTACGGCGGGAACCGTGATTCTGGCCCGGATCGCCAATAAATATCTCGATTGGAATATCAGCTACGCGCTGTTGTTTTTTGATCTGATCGTTGCTTTTTCCTCTTATTTTATTATCGGTGCGGAGAAGCTGATGCTAACCATCGTTATTTTGTATGTAGGCACAAAAGTGATGGACTTTATCATCGAAGGACTGAACCCTAAAAAAGCAGTGACCATCATCTCGGAGAAGCAGGACGACATTGCCGAGAGGGTCATTACCCAAATGGACCGCGGCGTTACCGTGCTGTCAGGCCATGGCTACTACACCAAAAATCCGAAGGAAGTCCTTTATATTGTCATCAGCAAACAGGAAGTTTCCCCGCTGAAAAAGATTGTAAAAGCCGTTGATCCGGCGGCCTTTATCACCATTCACGATGTGCGGGACGTGTTTGGGGAGGGATTTTTGGACATTTCGAAGTAA